One window of the Rosa rugosa chromosome 3, drRosRugo1.1, whole genome shotgun sequence genome contains the following:
- the LOC133740773 gene encoding protein RER1B-like — MEGVASDAGSAVAPLAKWRDEFARTFQYYLDRSTPNPVHRWLGTLAVAAIYLLRLYLVQGFYIVSYGLGIYILNLLIGFLSPKVDPELEALDGAALPTRGSDEFKPFIRRLPEFKFWYSITKAFCVAFLMTFFSVFDVPVFWPILLCYWIVLFVLTMKRQIMHMIKYKYVPFSIGKQRYVGKPAASSSGSAD; from the exons ATGGAAGGAGTGGCAAGTGATGCAGGCTCAGCAGTGGCGCCTCTTGCCAAGTGGAGGGATGAGTTTGCGAGGACGTTTCAGTACTATTTGGACCGTTCGACTCCTAATCCGGTCCATAGGTGGCTGGGAACACTTGCTGTGGCTGCGATTTATCTGTTGCGACTTTACTTGGTTCAGGGGTTTTACATTGTCTCATACGGCCTGGGAATTTATATCTTGAATCTGTTGATTGGGTTTCTCTCGCCAAAGGTTGATCCGGAGCTTGAGGCCTTGGATGGGGCAGCATTGCCAACGAGAGGCTCAGATGAGTTTAAACCATTCATCCGCCGCCTTCCTGAGTTCAAGTTCTG GTATTCCATTACAAAGGCTTTCTGTGTCGCCTTTCTGATGACCTTCTTTTCTGTATTTGATGTCCCTGTTTTCTGGCCCATACTCCTCTGTTATTGGATTGTTCTTTTTGTCCTTACAATGAAGCGCCAAATCATGCACATGATCAAGTACAAGTATGTTCCATTCAGCATTGGAAAGCAG AGGTATGTAGGGAAGCCTGCTGCAAGTAGTAGTGGCTCCGCGGACTGA